In the genome of Brachypodium distachyon strain Bd21 chromosome 3, Brachypodium_distachyon_v3.0, whole genome shotgun sequence, the window TTTAGGCGTTCGCATGATTGTAGCTAGGCCGAGATCTCCAATCTTAACTTCTCCATGATTTCCATTAACAAAAATATTGTCACACTTCAGGTCTCTGTGGATAACTGGAGGTTGGTGGCTGTGCAGGTAATCTAATCCATGAAGAATCTGTCTTGCCCAATTCTTTATTGCCTTTAAATCAACGCGTGGATGTTTTCGGCGGTAACTAGAGATGCACAAAGTTGCAACGGTGTCATTCTCAAGAAGCatggaagcagcagcagagcatgGTTGTCAATTGTTACTTACTGCCTGAGACTTCCAGACGTGAACAGTTCAGTAATAACATTAATTGTCTTCTTTTGATCATCAAACCAATAATTGCAGAACTTCATTACATTTTTGTGCTTGAGAGATTTCAGTAAATGAACTTCTGAATACAATCTCTCAAGATTATCTGGACACTGCATCACCTCATCTATGTTGACTTGATTCCATGCAACTTCAATACCTTCAACCTCATCAAATGCCTTGTAACtaaaaacaaattaagaaGGGACGAATTAAGAATGGAAACAAAAGTTATAGACAGGCCCATTTACGAGACCATAAGGGTGGTGTACAGAAGTAAGGGAAAACAAGCAATGTTGCATCATTATTTCCGAACGTAAACTCTCTAAATTGTTTTGAAAATTCAGGTTTTCTTCTATATGGGATAACAGCCTTGTAGACTGTAGGGGCATCAAGAGAACACGTTCATATTGAGGTAATGGAAAATAGATACAAAATCATAATCAGTTGTTTGGTACAGATGGTTGCAGAAGGCTGGCAGGAGCCCAGGACATGAGATTGAGTACTAGTATAATACTAATGTTAATTTAGTTGGGACCTTTCTGGATGTTTTGATCAAAGTGGATCAGCAACAAATGATGCCTATGGCTATGGCTACAAGTCTACACTGAGTGTGTGCATTAGTAACCCCCAGATCAAGAAACTAATGTAAGAACGGATTCCAAACTGAAGTACATGTGCATATTAATGGGAGCGGCACTATAAACTGTAAATAATATAATGGGAAGGTGGTTGATTATTCCAATCGTGCTAACCGAAACATTATCGTACCTAGCCAACCATTTCCAGCAATGGGACAAAAATTAGACAACCAATTGCACAATAACTCTCTTTACAAAGAAACATAAAGTGAAAGAGAGGGCATACACAGTCTTGAAAGCTCCTCTTCCCAGCACCTCATTGTACTGCAGcaaggaaaaacaaatttcGATCAATATAACAGGCAGGGATTGATCATTTTATGGAGATATGTCTTTTATGAACACCCTAACGTTTTTATTTTATCCATTACGCAAGCACATTCACAACATTCTTCCCTTTTGTGAGTATTAAATGGAAGGAGCACACGCACTCAACACGGGCATGCACCCCCATTCCCCCAAGCGTGTCTCTTGATCAAATGCTGTAATTGACAGAGACCAGCAGCCACGCATGCCTATGTGGCTATGTGAGAACCAGTATTTGAACCAAGATAGGAGGGGTCACGCCCATCAAATTTGTAACATTCAAATGGTGCGTTTTTTTCCGGCATAGCTCTAATCATTACTTTTAATTAGAAAGCATTCTATACTCAACATGTCTCTACTAAATAGACCACGCAAGGGACTAAGCATAGAAAATGCAACAATTTGACATGCAGATATGTAATGCAGGCACCATTTCACCGCACGCTCAACAAACTAGCATGGACATGTCATGTACCATTGACAATTTGACATGAATCAAACATATTAAAGTGGAAGAGAGATCAATCAGAATAAGCCAAAAATATCTTACTCGCATGTATCGCCTGGTCGGATCCACCTCGGCATAATCCGCATCGGACGCCTCATCCCGATCACCAAACACCTCCATGTCGGGTCACCCTCACACAGAGACGAATCTACAAGCAGAGACCAGCAGAGAGGAAGCGGAAAGAGAAGGACCAGCCAGATCGCCGGAGAAGGCGGGAGACGCGCCTTCTACGCAAAGCACGCCGCCAGCCAGGCAGGGGATGACAGGGCAGCCGGCACCGGGCGTTCCGTGAATGGCTCGGAGAAAGGGGCGTACGACGGCCGCATGCGACGGGGGCGGCTGCCCAGCGACGTCAGCTTCACCCGTCCCGCAACTCCCATGGCCCGGCACCCGGCGTATGGCACGCGCCTGAGAACGCACCTCATTCTCCCTCGGTCGGTTTCCTCCCTGCGGCAGTGGCGTGGGCGGAACCCATCATGGCGGCTTCCCCGCAACGGCGCTAGTAATACGgtgaggcggaggcggtggccaTGGAGGGTGGCGCCGGGATGGCTAGGGTTACGGATTTAGCCGCGCGGAGATGTGCGGGGGCGGAGAAGAGGCGAGGAGAAATAAGGGGAAGGTTGGTGGTGGTGCGGAGGAAAAGGTGGGAGGGAGAGAAATAGCCCTCCGTAACAGACTTTTCTGTTCGGTTGAGAACTTGAGATGGCAGGTGCAGTACAAGATCGTAGAAGAAGAACCGTGGTCCGTGCCCACAACAGAAACGGCCCAGCgtttgtcttttcttaagaGAAAGAGGCGGCCCAGCTTCGCGACATTCTTTTCCCCATCCCTTTGCGGAAGGCCCGTCCGTTCAGCAGGCCGGGCCTGGAATACGGGCCACGGCACGAGCTTGCGACGCGTGTGGGCGACGACGGTTGCGATCGCGACTGCCTTGAGGAGAGAACGTGCGGGGGACGCGGGCCACCGGCAACGAGCGCGCTCCTGCGGTCGTGCCACGGCAGTGTCCCGCGAATGTCCTGAGCGCGAGCGTGCCCGCTGGGCGACACAAGCACTTCACTGTCACCACCAACGTTTCCAGAATGCCACGACGCCAATCGCCAAGAAGAAGTTGTCCTCTCATCACCGACCACTATAACATCCAGGCACAAGAGCATCATTCACCTAACACATCTAGCGACCGTTCTCGCATCCATTTTCTAGCTTGGAAGCACTCCTCACCACGAGGCGCTTCCAGTAGTGCCCCCCCACCTGAACAATCTTTGTCTACCCATGGACGGCACCAAGGAAGCGCAGCAGAATGCTGGGGAGTGGCAGGTAACCGTGCCAGAAGGCGCGGAGGAACAAGATGCTGCCGCCGGTGATCCGGTCTGCAAGAGGTCGGCATGGGCGTGGCCGATGATCTCTTGCGCGGCCATGTTCAAATGCAAGGTGTCTGGCTTCCGCAAGATGGTCTGGAAGATCGGTGAAGACGATCCTCGGAAGACCATGTACGGGATCAAGGTGGGCATCGCTCTCGCTCTGGTCTCCCTCTTCTATTACGCCAGGCCTCTGTACGACGGCATTGGCGGCCGGAACGTCGTGTGGGCCATCATGACAGTCGTGCTCGTCTTCGAGCAGACCGTTGGTACGTAAGCCAAATATCGCAACTAATATAGCTGTGCGCAATGCAACAAGATTTGTGTTAACTGGGTTACGTGCAGGTGGTAGCATGTACAAAGGGGTTAACAGAACAGCCGGAACGATCAGCGGGACCGCGCTTGCGCTCGGCCTGCACTGGGTGGCCAGCAAATCCGGCAAAACGCTTGAGCCGATGGTCACCACCGGCTCCATCTTTCTGCTCGGTACGTGTAGCTCCGTCCGTAGCACACAACACTTAGCTCTGTCTGTCGCTGTACAAAATTCGGAAGTACCAACGAAGTACGTACGCACATGTGGCAGGCGCAGTGGCGTTCTCGCGATTCATACCGTTGGTGAAGTCGATGTTCGACTACGGCGTGACGGTCTTCATCATGACGTACAGCTTCGTGGCCGTGTCCGGGTACCGCGTGGAGGACCTGGCGATGCTGGCGCTGCAACGGGTATCCACCATCTCCATCGGCTTCTTCATCTGCTTCGCCGTGTGTGTGCTCATCCGCCCCGTCTGGTCCGGCCAGGAGCTGCACCTCCTGACGTCCCGCAACATGGAGAAGCTCGCGGACGCCCTCGAGGGCTGCCTCGAGGACTATTTCTtcgccgatgccgatgccgatgtcACGAAGCGCGCGCAGGTGGGCAGCAGCAAGTCGGACGGGTACAAGTGCGTGCTCAACTCCAAGGCGTCCGAGGACTCGCAGGCCAACCTTGCGCGTTGGGAGCCCGCGCACGGGAGATTCGGCTTCAGCCACCCCTACGAGGAGTACGCCAAGGTCGGCGCCGCCATGCGCCAGTGCGCCTACTGCGTCGAGGCGCTCCACGGCTGCATGGCGCccgagcagcagcaacaagccCCGGATCTCCTTGTCGGCGTGTACACCAAGATGGGCGCGCGGTGCGCGCGGGTGCTCAGGGAGGCGTCGAGCTCCCTGGCCACGATGACCACCTCCCGGACGCTGGCGCTCGCCGTGGCTGACATGGACAACGCCGTGCGCGAGCTGAAGAGCGACATGAGAGCGCTCCCGtccaagctgctgctgctgctggcagAGGAACCGACAGAGGCATCGTCGATAGATGCCATGGCGCTGCTACCGGTGACGTTGATGCTCATAGAGATTGCCACGAGGATCAAAGGAGTCGCCGACGCCGTCAGCACGCTCGCGAGCATCGGGGGATTTAAACCGGCCGATGATGACAAGACAAAAATTGAGATGGAAGTGCCGCCTTTGAAAGAACTGGATTATTCTGACGCGTCAACGGTGAATCTAACAACCACGATCATCGAACGGCCTCTGAGCAGAGCACGGAATCCTTCGACTGATCAACAAGTCTAAAACGTACTGTACACAGCATAGCCATAGGACATGTATGAGTTTTTCCTTCGAATGCCAGCAAAGCGCTGGGAACTGTATTAGACAGAAAACAATGAGTTAGAAGTATAGGACCAATCTATGCGAAGTATGCAGCAGGAGGAgccgaaaagaaaagaaaaacgccGAGCGTAAGTTCTTATGCTTTCTGCCTCCCTGTCTGTCTGAGACGTCCTTGGCTGGCTCAGACAAATTAAAAAGTCTCTTTACGCACTAAACTAGCTCTGCTAACGGAATGACATGGAGGAAATATAAACACCTATATTGAGTGACATGACAGGCAGGGCATAAGCTTGTCAGTAGTACAAAGAAGAGCGATTGAGCTTGGCAGATAAGGAATCTCCGATGATTACTTCCCACATGAAAAATGCTCAAATTACAGACCAAATCGATGTATATAGGGTCCTGAGTGCTATTTGCGGCCGCATATCTTTAGCATGTTGCTCAGACCACGGCTGGTTGAGCTGGTTGCGAAGGAGGTGTTTGACGCGGCGTAGGGGTGGAATCCTCTTCGACGGCATCTGGAGGGCTGAAGATGACGAACTGGTGGCCAACTAACTGAAGGAAGTATCTTCAAGCTGATGGGGGTGCTTTCCTGCTGATGCTCACTTCTTGGTCGCGGTGGTGCTTGGTGTGTCGGCCTGCTACTGTAGGGGGTTTAGATTTGCCACTCTTTTTGTTTGCTCTGCTCATTGGGCCGGGCTGGCGCAAACTTGTTCGGTGACTGGGTGTTGCCGGACTCTGTAATAGTGTAGGGAGTTACCAAACCGCTGGTTTCTATTACTAGAAATCGGAGGGGgaagcttctttttttcaaaaaacaaaaaaatactccTAAGCAGATCACTTTGTTTGCATACGCATTACTGTCACGAAAACATTATCCCGTGTTATTAATCGGAACAGGTATCAACCAAGAACCGACTGATCTGATCCAGTGGTCCGCCAACTATATACCAGCTAGCTCGTCGTCCCCCCAATTCCAGATGTGCACGAATTATATCGTCTAGTATGTACCTACCCGTCATTCCCATCCAACTCAGTGCAAGAGTCTTGTACTCCACTAGGATCCTATATCCCAGTGTTTGTCCTCTTATAATCTCGTCAGGTACAAGGCTGCTTTCCGCGTTCCAGGGCTCAATGGGTTggggcacgccgccgccatgcaTCAGGCAGACAAGGAGAGGACGCCTTTCCCGGCCGTTCCATACGGGCCATCCCTTCTTCCCTGCCCCGATTATATATAAAATCTCCGGAAGCGATACGATCAGCGTGAGGCAATGCGCACCGGCCTGCACACAGATCCCTGTCTCTAGTGGGTGGCGCTGCTGTAATGCAACAGACTGCATGCACCAGCAGAAATAACAAGTAACAACATGCGACCAGGCAAAAGCAGGGAGAGCGACTGCCCGGGAGAGTGCCGTGCCTGCCCTGTAAAGTTCATGACCTGATCACTTTGTTGGTGCTCCTTTCCGGTCCAGTACAAGTGGTACGTACGGGGTACAGTGCTGGCTAGCGTCAACTTTGTTTGCTCGTTTGATCGTGTCAAATACTAGTGTTTGTATCAACATATGTACAGAGGTATACAGTATATATGTCGACTTTGCGATGATCATAAACCGGTTAATTTATTCGCCCCGAATGCCGCGGATTTGAGGTCTTCTGTCCGTGGCAAATAATAAACAACGTTATGAACAAGAATGTAAGTCCAGCTGGTTTGGAGCGCTTTGCCAGATGATTAAGCCTGTCCAGCAAGGGGCTTGGTTGTCTTTCTTTCAGGTGGCTCGTCGGAATCCGACTCGTTCAACGGGTGTATTTTCATCTcggtttcttcctttttgtcGTCGGCATCATCGTCCTTAAAGCTTGCGAGGCTGGCCATGGTGTCGACGGCGTCCACGACGGTCTCGACCCTCGCGGATATCTCTACCAGCAGTGACGCCACGGTGAAGAGCGGCATGGCATCGATCAGCGACGCCGACCCGGCTGCTGATTCCTTGGCCAGGCTGACCGGGAGCTCACGCAGGTCACCCTGCAGCTCGTGCACGGCCGTGTTCATGTCGGCCACGACGAAGTCCAGCGTCCGTGAGACCGTCATCTCGGCAAAGGAGCTGGATGCCTCCCTGAGCACCCGCCCGCACTGCACGCCGAGCCTCGTGCACACGTCCCCAAGGAGCCGCTTCACGTGCTCGGGGGCCTGGACGTCCGCACCCACGCAGCTGTTGAGCGTCTCCACGCAATAGGCGCAGTGACGCATGGCGGCGCCGAGCTTGGCGTACTGGCCGTAGGGGTGGCGAAAGCCGAACTTGCCGTGCGCGGGTTCCCAACGCGCCAGGTTGGCCTGTGAGTCCTCGGACGCCTTGGAGTTGAGCACGCACTTGTACCCCTCCGACTTGCTGCTGGACACCCGCGCGCGCTTCGCGGCGTCGGCATCGGCGTCGGAGAAGTAGTCCTCGACGCAGCCCTCCACGGCGTCCGCAAGCTTCTCCATGTTGCGCACGGCGAGGAGGTGCAGCTCCTGGCCGGCCCACACGGGCCAGATGAGCACGCAGACGGCGAGGCAGATGAAAATGCCGATGGCGATGGTGACTAGCCGCTGCTgcgccagcgccgccagcTCGTCCACGCGGTACCCGGACACGGCCACAAGACTGTACGTAAGGATGAAGATGGTCACGCCATAGTCGAACCGTGCCTTCACCGTCGGTATGAACCGTGAGAAGGTAGCTGCCGCAGCTGCAATTTGCGTGGGGTGTTAGCTATAGTGATCGCACACGGGCGTACGTGACTAGTCGTTATCGGTCAGTCAGGAAGCCTGACACGTACCAAGGATAAAGAGGGAACCACAGGTGATGACTGGCTCGAGCTTGTCGCCAGACTTGCTCGCCACCCAGTTCACGCCGAGCGCGATCACGCCTGCGCTCGCCGTCGCGATGGCTCTGTTGAACCCCTTGTACACGCTGCCACCTACATGTGCATAGAGAAAAACGGTGAGCAAATTAACCAAGTcaacatgcatgatgcaatTGCAGGTTGTCCACGTGCACTTCGTTTTAATTGTCGTTGCGACTCACCAACAGTGTACTCGAAGATCACGACGACTGTCATGATGGCCCACATGGCAGCCCCGCCGACGCCATCGTACAGCGGCCTGGTGTAGTAAAAGACGGAGACGAGGGTGAGAGCCAGGCCTACTTTGAGGCCATGCACCGCCTTCCGAGGATCATCCGCGCCAATTTTCCAGGCCTTCTTGCCGAAGCCGGACACCTTGGTTCCGAACATGGCCACGCAGGAGGCCAGCCATGCCCACGCCCTGGCCGCCGGGCCGGCCTCGTACTCCACCGTCACCGTCGCGCCTTCTGGCACCGTCACCCGCCATTCCAGACCATTATGCGCGTCCCtcgcggcggcgtccatgctGGCCGGCAGAAGCACGTAAGGAGCAAGCTCAGATAGGTCCCTATTGTAAGCGCGCGTGCACCTCTgtgtcaacaaaaaaaaagtgaccCTACGTGCTGTGTCTCCTTAAggcctatatatatataggttgACCTCTCTGTGTTGCTTCTCTTCTGCGTCGTCACTTCTTTTGTTGGCTTTGTGCTACAAGCTGACAGGAGGGAGAAGGGAAGCTAGCAAACGAAGGAatgagaaatgagaaaaggCAGGCGGTCTCCTTGTCTTGGAATGTTGCAAGACACCAGGGGACTTGTTTATATAGAGATGAAGAAAATTTTCCAGGCATTGGACTATTACGTGGGGCCAAGCTTTGCTTGTCTCTGCGGTGTGGAGATTGGAGAAGGCCGACCTTGCGCACGAAGGTCACCTATACACGCATTTTGGAAAAGCGGTAGCAGCAAAAAATAAGGGGAGCGGGAGCGAGTGGATCGGCAATAGGATGGTGATGTGGTACGTACAGATCGAGTGCGCGCAATTTCTTATCATCGTAATTTGCTTTCCACACACAAGGCGATTTCTTATCTTGTCCATTTTTCTTAGAACTCGAGCTTTTCAATTAAGTGAGTAAAGTCAAACGTATCAAAATCCAACCAACACTGCACGCTACCGAAAGTCCAAAACCTAGATGCGATTCTTTAACGGCTGGAGATTTAATTTGAGCGAACTGTTCGGTGCACTGATTCACCCAGAGAAGAGCAGCAGAACTCTTGCTCAAGATCAACAGAGTTAGACACTGACGTATGGCGCGTGCATGTGTAGTCAATTGTATCTTCGTCCGACAAATTTTCGAACCGTCTGGAGAATACTGCTTTGTAACAGCTCTCAGTTAAACAAAGTATTTTGAGATGCAGGTAAACCGTAACGAACAGGAATGGGGATATATTTCCAACTCAGGAATGGGGATATATTTCCAACTCGTTTTGACAAATCAAAACCCATGCCG includes:
- the LOC100846731 gene encoding aluminum-activated malate transporter 10, whose product is MDGTKEAQQNAGEWQVTVPEGAEEQDAAAGDPVCKRSAWAWPMISCAAMFKCKVSGFRKMVWKIGEDDPRKTMYGIKVGIALALVSLFYYARPLYDGIGGRNVVWAIMTVVLVFEQTVGGSMYKGVNRTAGTISGTALALGLHWVASKSGKTLEPMVTTGSIFLLGAVAFSRFIPLVKSMFDYGVTVFIMTYSFVAVSGYRVEDLAMLALQRVSTISIGFFICFAVCVLIRPVWSGQELHLLTSRNMEKLADALEGCLEDYFFADADADVTKRAQVGSSKSDGYKCVLNSKASEDSQANLARWEPAHGRFGFSHPYEEYAKVGAAMRQCAYCVEALHGCMAPEQQQQAPDLLVGVYTKMGARCARVLREASSSLATMTTSRTLALAVADMDNAVRELKSDMRALPSKLLLLLAEEPTEASSIDAMALLPVTLMLIEIATRIKGVADAVSTLASIGGFKPADDDKTKIEMEVPPLKELDYSDASTVNLTTTIIERPLSRARNPSTDQQV
- the LOC100840925 gene encoding aluminum-activated malate transporter 10 — its product is MDAAARDAHNGLEWRVTVPEGATVTVEYEAGPAARAWAWLASCVAMFGTKVSGFGKKAWKIGADDPRKAVHGLKVGLALTLVSVFYYTRPLYDGVGGAAMWAIMTVVVIFEYTVGGSVYKGFNRAIATASAGVIALGVNWVASKSGDKLEPVITCGSLFILAAAATFSRFIPTVKARFDYGVTIFILTYSLVAVSGYRVDELAALAQQRLVTIAIGIFICLAVCVLIWPVWAGQELHLLAVRNMEKLADAVEGCVEDYFSDADADAAKRARVSSSKSEGYKCVLNSKASEDSQANLARWEPAHGKFGFRHPYGQYAKLGAAMRHCAYCVETLNSCVGADVQAPEHVKRLLGDVCTRLGVQCGRVLREASSSFAEMTVSRTLDFVVADMNTAVHELQGDLRELPVSLAKESAAGSASLIDAMPLFTVASLLVEISARVETVVDAVDTMASLASFKDDDADDKKEETEMKIHPLNESDSDEPPERKTTKPLAGQA